ATGTCAATATTATCCTTTTGTCGCCCTCGTCTTAACAAGGGGGGATGCCAAAGGCAGGGGGGATTTCTTCTTCCCAGTGAATATAGATCCCCCCGCCGCTTGAACGGCGACCCCCTTTTTAAGGGGGTAAAAAAAAGAAACTCCAGCACCAGACATTATCTGATTGACTTTACACTAGTATTTTACCTTCAAGGTTTTTTCTGGAGCTTATCAAGTGCAGCCTGGGCATTTTTATATCCCGGATTGATCTTCAGGGCTTCCTGAAATCTTTTCGCGGCGTCATTCATCGATTTGTTGCCAACAAAGACCATTCCCAGCGCATATTGAATATCTGCGTCTGCCGGCGAGATTTCCACCGCTTTCAAGAGGTAGGAGAGCGCGTTGGCAAGATCGCCGCCTTTCATGAGCGCCAGACCCAGGTTATAAAGCGCCGGCACATCTTTCGGATTCAGCTCCATTGCTTTATTCAGGTATTTTACCGCTTTCAAGGCATCGCCGCGGCCTTCATCGAAAATGAGAGTCCCGAGATTGCTGAAAGCCGCAGAGTATTCATCGTCCAGCCTTATAGCTTCATTGTAACTTTTTTCCGCCTCTTTAAAATCTCCCTTTTTCTGCAGAGCCACCCCCAGGTTGTTATATACAGAGGCGTTTTTACGGTCAAGACCGATTGCTTTTCGATACTCCGCCACAGCGCCGTCAACATCTCCGAGACCATACATGGCGTTGCCCAGATTGACATGTTTCTGGGATACTTTTGGATCAAGCGCAATTGAGCGGATGTAGCTTGCCTTCGCGCTGTCATATTCGGCGACAGCCATATAGGCATTACCCAGGCTGTTGAACGCCTTGGCGAATTTATGGTCGAGCTTTACGGACCATCGGAGATTGTCGATGGACTTGGCATAATCCCCCTTCTCGTAGTATGCAAGCCCCAGGTTGTGGTAAGAATCCGAATAGGCCGAATCGGCGGCGACTGATTTTAGGAACATTTCGATTGCGCCGTCGAAATTCCCTTTACGATAGAGTTCGTTGCCCTGAAGCTTGAGTGCTTCAGCATTCCCTTTTTTTGATGCGCTGAAAGCGGGGACAGCAAGTATAACGAAAAGTAACGGAAGAAAAAGAATTCTTATAAACTTCATTTCGGCCTTTCACGGAACATGAAAAATCGGCTGCGGTTTCCCGGCTTTCTGCCTGCGGATGCCTCGCCTCAATAATATACTATCACGGTGATGGAAGAACGAAAAGTATTTTTAAAATGGTTTGCACCCTGCCCTCATGAATGTGCATATTATTTTCGATTATGTCATTTTATCCCCAATACGGTTCACTTTAACGAAAAAGTACAAGATTTATAAACCACGAACCACACGAAAGGCACAAAAAATGATTTTATCAAAAGGGAAATTTCGTGATTTTCGTGGTAAAATGAACTGTATTGAATCTAAACCAGTATAATTATATAGGTTTCAAGGATGACCGCGATGTATTTTTGTTAAATCAGGATAATCATTGAATCATGCGAATCATGGTTCAGACAGTCTTTTTATTTTTTCTTGCAGCCTGAATATTGGCGATCATCTGCCGTGCCAGGCCGGAGATTTTCTCCCAGTTGCCTTCGGCGATGTCTTTTTTCGGGGCGATGCAGCTCGCGGCTGTAACCGCGGAGGCGCCGGCCCTGATGAATTCGCCGCAGTTTTCCACCGAGACGCCCCCCACCGGCATGAGTCTGATGTGCGGCAGGGGACCGTGGATATCCTTAAGGTAACCGGGTCCCAACACGCTCGCCGGGAATACTTTCACCATATCCGCGCCGGCTTCCCAGGCGGTGAGTATTTCGGTGGGAGTAAACGCGCCGGGGAATATGAGCTTGGAATACCGTTTCGCCATCTCGATGACTTTCAGGTTGAGAGTGGGAGTAACAATGTATTCCGCCCCGGCCAGGATGGCAGCCCGGGCTGTTTCCGGGTCGAGAACGGTGCCGACCCCCACGCCGACCCTGCCGCGCATTTTTTCCGACAAGGCTTCGACTATTTTGAGCGCATTCGGGGTGTTCATAGTTACTTCGATGAATTTTGCGCCCCCGGCCTCAAGCGCTGCGGCAACCTCGATCAGACGTTCGGAGCTGTCGGCCCTGATGGCCGCTACAATTCCGGATTCTACGATACGGTCGAGCATGGACATGAAAAGGCCTCCTTGTGAAAATGATAATGATTTCTGTGTATGTATTTGTTTAAAAATACGCTTCTATGAAATATAATACAATTTAAACGGAGTATAACAATGGAAAGGTGATAGAAAAATGATTTGCTTCCGGCAAGATCCTGACCCTAATTATAGAGAAGAGTAATTTAAACTGGAGATGAATATGTCTAAGACTCAAATCCCGCACAATCGAAAAGCTCCGTGATACTCTCTTGCCGAAGTTGATGAGCGGAGAAGTGAGGGTAAATGTCTGAACACGATTAAAAGGATTGCAGGATGGACACGATTGAAACTATAGAAGAATGATAAGAGTGCAAATTCAATCTTGGTAATCAAGAAATCCCGTATCATGGAGCTAATTGCAAAAGTCGAGATTATTTTACGCAGCCCCCTTCCTGTCCTTTGGACATCCTTCCCCCTGAAGGTGGCAGGAAAAGACTGTGGAGCAACGACTTCCCTTGCCCCCCTTCGGGGGGAAAGGGACCGAGGGTTAGGGGGCTAAAATTAACAATTTGCCTTTTTAAAGTATAAAAACGACTTTTGCAATTGGCTCCATGTTCAGACAATTTCCGTAATCATGTTCAGACAATGAAGAAATAAGATGGAAAACACTACAATAAGCGAATTGACACATAAGATTATCGGCTGCGCAATGAAAGTTCATTCAACGCTCGGAAATGGTTTTCAAGAGGTTATTTACCAACGAGCATTAGCAATAGAAATGCAATTCCAAGGATTATCATTTGAGCGCGAAAAGGAAATGCCGATTTTTTATCGGGAAATGCATATTGGCACAAGGCGGGTCGATTTCTTCGTAGAAAATGCAGTGATGGTTGAATTGAAAGCAATAGAAAAACTTGAAGATGTGCATAAAGCCCAGGCTATCAACTATTGCGAAGCATACAATATTGCCGACGGGCTACTGATAAATTTTGGCGGAAAAAGCCTGGAGTTCAAAAGAGTTTACAATAAAAATCTGGTTGTTCCCAATCCTGTTAATCCGGTAATCCCGAAATCGTGTTCAGACAATGGTGGAAATTAAAATGAATCCAAACCTCCCCTCTTCTGCTCATTGAGAGGCTTACTCCTGCGCCGGTATAGTTCATAGGTCATGCTGAACTTGTTGCCGCTTTGCGGGAACGATGAAAGCGCAGCGCATCTTTTAGCAACCGTTTCAGCATCTATCAGCCCAAAAGAATAATCGGTTGCATCCTGCTTAATAAACGAGACACATCATGATCAATTTTATCAGGAACATACACACGCTTTACCGTACGGAAATAATTTCGATTCTTGTTTCAACGCTTTTTTATGGAGTTACCCTATTTTGGACGGGTAATTTTAAATCCGCAGCTTTAGCATCAGGTATCGCGGTGGTCGTGGCTGCACTGTTCATACCTACCTGCGAGGCATTGGCCGCCGCCATCAGCGCCGCCGCCGCAGTGGCAATTGCTATCATTATCGCCCTCGCGGCGGCATCCATCGCCGCCGGCGCCCGCCTCGCCGCAGCCCCTGTTCCAACTCCGACTCCTCCTCCCGCCGTCATCATAGTTGTCTCTGCCCTGATCGCCGCTTTGTTCACAGGTGTCGCCATCTTCTCCACCGTCAGGAGAGCAGCCGAAATGAATATCACCAAAAAAAGGGCAGCATTTTCCGTGCTCATCGAGATATCGGTGATTCTTGCGGCTTTTTATACAATCAGCCATCTGGTTCGATAGCAGGAAAGGGAATACCGGATACCATGAAAGCTGTCAGATTGATAGAACCTGTACGGTTCCGCTCGATGCTCAGGCTATCAATGACGTTCTGGATGATCTGGACAGGTTCGGAAGTAAAATACGGGCGGTGATAAAACCTTAATGACAGAATTCCTCGCAGCTTGCTGCGGGGTAGGATCCCCCCTGTCCGAAGCAAGGGGGATGTCACCGAAGGTGACAGGGGGATCGTCTTTGTATCCCACCTTAGTTTTCTCCGCTTTCCCGTTGTATTTCCCCTCGTTCTGCATTATAATCTTCCCAACTGAACAAAAACAGCATAAAGGGGAACTTCATGAAGCTATTTGTGCCGGGGCGAATCTGCCTCTTCGGGGAACACAGCGACTGGGCGGGCGGATACCGCCGCATCAATGCGGACCTGGAGCGGGGGTATACGCTCATTGTTGGCACCAATCAGGGCATCCATGCCGAGGTGAAACCGCATCCGGGCAAGCTGATCCTCACCACCACGCTGAACGACGGAGCAGTCCGGGGGCCGTTCGAGATCCCGATGGTCACCGGGGCGCTTCTTGAAGAAGCCGAGAAGGGGAGTTTTTTCAGCTACGCCGCCGGGGTGGCCTACCAGATTCTCACCCATTACCGGGTGCGCGGCCTCGAAATCAATAATTACCTGACCGATCTGCCCATAAAAAAGGGGCTTTCATCGAGCGCCGCCATCTGTGTATTGGTGGCCCGCGCTTTCAATCGCATCTACGACCTGAAAATGACCGTCCGGGGAGAGATGGAATACGCCTACCTGGGCGAAATCACCACCCCTTCGCGGTGCGGGCGCATGGATCAGGGCTGCGCCTACGGCAACCGTCCGGTCATGATGATTTTCGACGGCGACCGGATCGAGGTGAAGGAGCTGTCCGTACCCCGCGACCTTTTCTATGTTATTGTCGATCTCGGCGCCGGAAAGGATACCAGGGAGATACTGAGCCGGTTGAACCAGTGTTATCCGTTCGCCGAAAACGAGCTCCAGAAACAGGTTCAGACCTACCTAGGACCGATCAGCGCCCGTATTACCCACGAAGCTTTCGACGCCCTGAAAGCAGGAGACGCCGAACGTCTGGGAGCGCTCACGACCGAAGCCCAGGCGGAATTCGACCATCATCTCCAGCCGGCATGCCCTTCCCAGCTTACCGCCCCGATGCTGCACCGGATGCTCTCGTACGTCCCCTTGCAGCCGTACATATTCGGCGGCAAGGGAGTGGGATCGCAGGGCGACGGCACCGCCCAGTTCATCGTCCGTGACGAGGCAAGCCAGAAGAAGGCCATCGAGATCATCGAGCGCGACCTGGGAATGTCCTGCATGGAACTGACCATTCAGGCGAGCCGCGGGGTACGGAAAGCGGTGATTCCCGCCGCCGGTTTCGGAACCCGTCTCTTCCCCGCGACAAAAGCCATAAAGAAAGAGCTGTTCCCGGTCATCGACTCCGAGGGCCGCGCCAAACCGGCCATCCTGGCCATCATCGAGGAAGCCCTGAGCGCAGGAATCGAGGAGATCGCCCTCATCGTCCAGGAAAGCGACCGTGAGATATTCGAGGATTTTCTCCATACCCCGCTCCGTATCGAGAATTTCAACAAGCTGTCCAAAGCCAGCCAGAAGTACTGCGAATACCTCCGCGAGGTCGGCCACCGGGTGACCTTCATCATCCAGGACATCCAGGAGGGATTCGGCCATGCGGTCTATTGCGCCCGTGAATGGGTTGGCAGCGAGCCGTTCCTTCTCCTTCTCGGCGATCACCTCTACATCTCTGAAAATGAGTCTTCCTGCGCGCGCCAGCTCATGGAAGCATTCACGCGTAATAACCAGAGCATAGTCGGCCTCAAAGTTTCCCCGGCAGCGGAGATCGGGAATTTCGGCTGCGTCACCGGAGTCTGGGACGAGGCGGATTCGCTCCTGAATGTTACCGAAATCACCGAAAAGCCGGAAATCGAATACGCCCGCGAGCGCCTGCAGGTTGAGGGCATGGAGGAAGACCGCTTTCTGACCCTTTTCGGGCAGTACATACTCAAACCGCAGATTTTCGACTGCCTGGGAGAGAAAATTTCGCGCAATATCCGTGAGCGCGGGGAGTTCCAGCTTACCTCCAGCATCGACAGGCTCCGTCAGGAGGACGGCCTCAAAGGCTATCTGGTTCGGGGAAAAGCGTTCGATATCGGGCAGCCGGAAGCATACCTTAATACGATTGTAGAATACAGTAAAAAAAGGAATACAGGAGTCAGAAGTCAGAAGACAGAATAAAAGATTGCCTCTCGCAATGAGCGCAAAGAAAGAAAAAAGAAAAATTGACATGATTGACATGATTTACAAGATTTGGAAAAACAAGAGAGACCATCCTGTAAATCTTGTAAATCCTGTCAAAAAGATAGATACCGAAACAAGTTCGGCAGGACAGCGTTTAGAGCAAGATCATTTCCACTCAACCTCCGGATGAATGATCCGCGCCATCTCCTCGAGAGTTTGTATGAATCGCGGGCCGGGAATCACCGCGTAGTCCGCGGTTAAAATATACACCTTTCTATTTTTTACCGCGCTCAACTCATGGATTTTATTCCAGTCGCTGCGGGCGGCAGCTTCGCTATGACCCTGTTCGGCAAGCTCGGGCAGAAGGTCAAGGATGATTTCCGGATCGAGCCGGAGCATCCCCTCGCCTGAGACCTCCGGGTAGGGGATCGGGTATCCCCGGTAAGCGTTCGTCCCCCCGGCAAGCGCGATCAGTTCGTCATAGAAGGTGTTCGGCCCGGCGATGAAGACCTGATCCAGTGCACCGGCAGTCCTCCCCACCGCCACAATCACCCTTCTTCTTTCCCGACCTGCGGTTTTCTTTTGCACAGCGCCCTTTCTCGACTCGATATCCCGGACGATTCTCTCAGCTTCTTTCTCCGCTCCGCAGGTTTTCCCGATTACAGTAATAGTATCGAGGATTTCACCAATCACCCGGTTGTGCACCACCAGGGTGGCGATTCCCAGATTTTCAAGGTATTTCCGCGCCTGCTCGTGTTCGGGGAGGAGGATCACCAGATCGGGTTTCAGGGTGACCACCGCCTCGTAGTTGGGATCGAAGAATCCCCCGACCTGCGCTTTTTCCCGGGCTTCCGGGGGATACTTGCAGAATTTGGTCACTCCGATAACCCGGTCGCCCAGCCCGAGCGCGAAAAGCGTTTCGGTTATGCTGGGGGCAAGTGAGATGATCCGGGTATAGTTTTTCCCCGCCGGGATAGCGCTCTCCGGAGCATCACCTTTCCGACAGCCGATGCCGGTGAGAAGGAGAGCACAGAAAACCAGGATAAGAATGAATAAGGTACGGTTCATATTTCACTTTCCTTGCCCCCGCGCTCACTACCACAGGGGGGTGAGGGTTTACTTCATCACCATGCACTTTGTAAACACGGAATGTTTCCCGTCAGTCAGGCGCACTACATATACCCCCGTTGCATATCCCGAAGCATCCCATACTACGGTGTGCCTGCCCGCTTCCAGCGGCGAGCGGACAAGTTCAGCCGCTTTTTGACCTGTAGAAGTATAGATGGCAAGAGATATTTCCGCCGCCCGGTTCAGGGTAAAAGCGATGGTCGTCCGGGGATTGAACGGATTCGGGTAGACCGAGGAAATGGCAAAGGAAGCAGGCTCTGATTCCCTCACTGCCGTATTGACTGCGCCGTCCACATAGGCCATGGTCAGGGGAGGCAGGCTGGTGGGAAACGGGCCTGCGGTCACCTTATTGGTCTTTGGATCCACCACATAAAGGGCGGGATTTTTTTTATCCCGTGATCCGATGTAGAGCAGCCCCCCGGCAGAAACGATGCCGCCGCCGGAGTCGGGAACCGGGAGAGACGGCAGGAAAGCCCCGGTGGCAGGATTCATGGGGCGCGGCGCCATGTTATAGTTCGCATCATAGGTATTTACCACAGCATATTCGGGGCCGAATACAAAAATTCCCCCTGCTGAGCCTCCCAGCGTGCTTTCGGCTGCGACAACCCGCTGCCCGTTTTTCGGATTGTCGAGGTCAACAGACCATACACCTTCATCGGATGCACCGTAGGTGGTTCCTGCAAGGTAGAGTAGGTTTCCCGCCAGGGCGCCGCCAACCGGATTTTTTCTGATGAAATCGACTCCCTGGATTCCCGGAGTGTTCGGGTCGAGATCGACAATCGTATCGGTGACCGGATCGATCTTGATGAGTACTCCCGTTCCGGCGGCGTACGCCTTCAGATCGTACCGCTGCAGGACGACATACACATATCCGCCGTAATAGTACCCCAGGTGCGCCTCCGGGGAGCCGTCCGCATCATTCCAGGCGGAAATATCGATCTCTCCGAGCTTGAAAGAAGCCGAGTTTGCCGCATCGAGATTCACCACCCAGATGGAAGGCTTGCCGTACCTTATCAC
This Candidatus Latescibacter sp. DNA region includes the following protein-coding sequences:
- a CDS encoding tetratricopeptide repeat protein; its protein translation is MKFIRILFLPLLFVILAVPAFSASKKGNAEALKLQGNELYRKGNFDGAIEMFLKSVAADSAYSDSYHNLGLAYYEKGDYAKSIDNLRWSVKLDHKFAKAFNSLGNAYMAVAEYDSAKASYIRSIALDPKVSQKHVNLGNAMYGLGDVDGAVAEYRKAIGLDRKNASVYNNLGVALQKKGDFKEAEKSYNEAIRLDDEYSAAFSNLGTLIFDEGRGDALKAVKYLNKAMELNPKDVPALYNLGLALMKGGDLANALSYLLKAVEISPADADIQYALGMVFVGNKSMNDAAKRFQEALKINPGYKNAQAALDKLQKKP
- a CDS encoding bifunctional 4-hydroxy-2-oxoglutarate aldolase/2-dehydro-3-deoxy-phosphogluconate aldolase, which encodes MSMLDRIVESGIVAAIRADSSERLIEVAAALEAGGAKFIEVTMNTPNALKIVEALSEKMRGRVGVGVGTVLDPETARAAILAGAEYIVTPTLNLKVIEMAKRYSKLIFPGAFTPTEILTAWEAGADMVKVFPASVLGPGYLKDIHGPLPHIRLMPVGGVSVENCGEFIRAGASAVTAASCIAPKKDIAEGNWEKISGLARQMIANIQAARKNKKTV
- a CDS encoding GxxExxY protein; translation: MENTTISELTHKIIGCAMKVHSTLGNGFQEVIYQRALAIEMQFQGLSFEREKEMPIFYREMHIGTRRVDFFVENAVMVELKAIEKLEDVHKAQAINYCEAYNIADGLLINFGGKSLEFKRVYNKNLVVPNPVNPVIPKSCSDNGGN
- a CDS encoding sugar phosphate nucleotidyltransferase, with translation MELTIQASRGVRKAVIPAAGFGTRLFPATKAIKKELFPVIDSEGRAKPAILAIIEEALSAGIEEIALIVQESDREIFEDFLHTPLRIENFNKLSKASQKYCEYLREVGHRVTFIIQDIQEGFGHAVYCAREWVGSEPFLLLLGDHLYISENESSCARQLMEAFTRNNQSIVGLKVSPAAEIGNFGCVTGVWDEADSLLNVTEITEKPEIEYARERLQVEGMEEDRFLTLFGQYILKPQIFDCLGEKISRNIRERGEFQLTSSIDRLRQEDGLKGYLVRGKAFDIGQPEAYLNTIVEYSKKRNTGVRSQKTE
- a CDS encoding helical backbone metal receptor encodes the protein MNRTLFILILVFCALLLTGIGCRKGDAPESAIPAGKNYTRIISLAPSITETLFALGLGDRVIGVTKFCKYPPEAREKAQVGGFFDPNYEAVVTLKPDLVILLPEHEQARKYLENLGIATLVVHNRVIGEILDTITVIGKTCGAEKEAERIVRDIESRKGAVQKKTAGRERRRVIVAVGRTAGALDQVFIAGPNTFYDELIALAGGTNAYRGYPIPYPEVSGEGMLRLDPEIILDLLPELAEQGHSEAAARSDWNKIHELSAVKNRKVYILTADYAVIPGPRFIQTLEEMARIIHPEVEWK
- a CDS encoding T9SS type A sorting domain-containing protein, whose amino-acid sequence is MRIIGIIIGFLWLASLAFGGTTGKIILTTSDYISGNTASYDIGKGTLSDGLLGHFQDSYVKTYGRNVYIIEGGDNSNIIKLDMDNLKTPLYQYSTVAGANPHDLVFVPTAKYLKGYVIRYGKPSIWVVNLDAANSASFKLGEIDISAWNDADGSPEAHLGYYYGGYVYVVLQRYDLKAYAAGTGVLIKIDPVTDTIVDLDPNTPGIQGVDFIRKNPVGGALAGNLLYLAGTTYGASDEGVWSVDLDNPKNGQRVVAAESTLGGSAGGIFVFGPEYAVVNTYDANYNMAPRPMNPATGAFLPSLPVPDSGGGIVSAGGLLYIGSRDKKNPALYVVDPKTNKVTAGPFPTSLPPLTMAYVDGAVNTAVRESEPASFAISSVYPNPFNPRTTIAFTLNRAAEISLAIYTSTGQKAAELVRSPLEAGRHTVVWDASGYATGVYVVRLTDGKHSVFTKCMVMK